From Microbacterium pseudoresistens, the proteins below share one genomic window:
- the ruvX gene encoding Holliday junction resolvase RuvX, with translation MSGFRPGVRLGIDVGRARVGVSRSDPDGMLAVPVETVPRDDDSVRRIADLVTAHEPLELVVGLPINLRGEDTASTVDSREFAGALARACTVPVRLVDERLSTVSAHSALRASGRRQRGSRGIVDQVAAVVFLQHALDTEKSTGNPPGTLVVLEDPLTFNEETS, from the coding sequence GTGAGCGGATTCCGCCCCGGAGTGAGGCTCGGGATCGACGTCGGGCGGGCCCGGGTCGGGGTCTCCCGCAGCGATCCCGACGGGATGCTCGCTGTCCCCGTCGAGACGGTGCCGCGCGATGATGACTCCGTGCGTCGCATCGCTGACCTCGTCACCGCGCACGAACCGCTCGAGCTGGTGGTCGGACTGCCGATCAACCTCCGCGGAGAGGACACGGCATCGACCGTCGACTCCCGCGAGTTCGCGGGCGCGCTCGCGCGCGCCTGCACCGTACCGGTGCGCCTGGTGGATGAGCGGCTCAGCACCGTGAGCGCTCATTCGGCGTTGCGCGCTTCGGGTCGCCGTCAGCGGGGATCGCGTGGCATTGTTGATCAGGTCGCCGCGGTCGTGTTCCTGCAGCACGCCCTCGATACCGAGAAGAGCACCGGTAACCCGCCCGGAACGCTCGTCGTACTCGAAGACCCGCTGACCTTCAATGAGGAGACCTCCTGA
- the rpsD gene encoding 30S ribosomal protein S4 gives MVTKSQDRRKVRLSRALGIPLTPKAARYLEKRPYAPGEHGRTKRKTDSDYAVRLREKQRLREQYGIREKQLRIAFNEARRRDGLTGENLVELLEMRLDALVLRSGFARTTAQARQMVVHRHILVDGQLVDRPSFRVKPGQLIHVKPKSEGTEPFQVAAAGGHAEVLPPVPGYLEVELDKLQSRLVRRPKRSEVPVTCEVQLVVEYYAAR, from the coding sequence GTGGTCACGAAGTCCCAGGACCGCCGCAAGGTCCGTCTCAGCCGTGCCCTTGGCATCCCGCTGACCCCCAAGGCCGCCCGCTACCTCGAGAAGCGTCCTTACGCTCCGGGCGAGCACGGCCGCACCAAGCGCAAGACCGACAGCGACTACGCCGTCCGCCTGCGCGAGAAGCAGCGTCTGCGCGAGCAGTACGGCATTCGCGAGAAGCAGCTGCGCATCGCCTTCAACGAGGCCCGCCGTCGCGACGGCCTGACCGGTGAGAACCTGGTCGAGCTGCTCGAGATGCGTCTGGACGCGCTCGTGCTGCGCTCCGGCTTCGCCCGTACCACGGCGCAGGCCCGTCAGATGGTCGTGCACCGTCACATCCTCGTCGACGGCCAGCTCGTCGACCGCCCGTCGTTCCGCGTGAAGCCGGGTCAGCTCATCCACGTCAAGCCCAAGAGCGAGGGCACCGAGCCCTTCCAGGTGGCCGCGGCCGGCGGCCACGCCGAGGTGCTGCCCCCGGTTCCGGGCTACCTCGAGGTTGAGCTCGACAAGCTCCAGTCGCGTCTGGTCCGCCGCCCGAAGCGCTCCGAGGTCCCCGTGACCTGCGAAGTCCAGCTGGTTGTGGAGTACTACGCCGCGCGTTGA
- the alaS gene encoding alanine--tRNA ligase: MKTAEIAQRYLTFFEKNDHLIVPSASLVSDDPTLLFTVAGMVPMIPYLTGVVPAPHPRIADVQKCIRTNDIEEVGRTARHGTFFQMLGNWSFGDYFKEGAIRYAWELLTSSEADGGLGFDEKDLWVTVYETDDEAEAIWRDIIGLKPERIQRLGRADNYWNTGQPGPGGPDSEIFFDRGPAYGQDGGPAVDDNRFLEIWNLVFMQDFIENIRGKTEFDIVGELPQKNIDTGMGLERVAFLKQGVENMYESDQVRPVLDRAIEISGRPYGEVHEDDVRFRVVADHVRSSLMLLSDGVRPSNEGRGYILRRLMRRTVRSMRLLGVDVPTFPELFSTSRDAMKIAYPVLETDWTALSTAAFAEEETFLRTLAQGSTILDLALDETKKSGQATLAGSEAFLLHDTYGFPIDLTLEVAEEQGLSVDRAAFDALMQEQRIRAKEDARSRKRQLADVSVYRDLRAEGETVFSGYDELETESRVLGLLVDGAPVSSATEGQIAEVVLAETTLYAESGGQVADKGTITGPGFVLDVIDVQRPVPGLVSHTVDVRQGTVSVDAVATTVVDAANRRAARQAHSATHLVHAALRDTLGPTATQAGSLNRAGYMRFDFNWSQALSPETRTEIEDIANRAVQDGLEVTTRVVSLDEAKAAGAMALFGEKYGDVVRMVDIGGPWSRELCAGTHVRTSSEIGIISLVGESSVGASNRRVEALVGADAFRELAAERALVSQLTASLKTPREQLVDKVTDLAAQLKTAEKRIAQFESAQRADRAPGIAKEARAAGAFQLAAHDLGSVESADEVRDVATAVRDVLGAAPAVVAVSGLANGRAIVVVATTEAARGAGVKAGVLAKLAAGVLGGGGGGRDDIAQGGGTDVSALPAAFGAIEQELQRA; the protein is encoded by the coding sequence ATGAAGACCGCGGAGATCGCGCAGCGCTACCTGACCTTCTTCGAGAAGAACGATCACCTCATCGTGCCTTCGGCGTCACTGGTGAGCGACGACCCGACGCTGCTGTTCACCGTCGCCGGCATGGTGCCGATGATCCCGTACCTCACCGGAGTGGTTCCCGCCCCGCATCCCCGCATCGCCGACGTGCAGAAGTGCATCCGTACCAACGACATCGAAGAGGTCGGTCGCACGGCCCGCCACGGCACGTTCTTCCAGATGCTCGGCAACTGGTCCTTCGGTGACTACTTCAAGGAAGGTGCGATCCGTTACGCCTGGGAGCTGCTGACGAGCTCAGAGGCTGACGGCGGGCTCGGCTTCGACGAGAAGGATCTCTGGGTCACCGTCTACGAGACGGACGACGAGGCCGAGGCGATCTGGCGCGACATCATCGGGCTCAAGCCCGAGCGAATCCAGCGGCTCGGACGCGCGGACAACTATTGGAACACCGGCCAGCCCGGTCCCGGCGGCCCGGACTCGGAGATCTTCTTCGACCGCGGCCCCGCGTACGGGCAGGACGGCGGTCCAGCGGTCGACGACAACAGGTTCTTGGAGATCTGGAACCTCGTGTTCATGCAGGACTTCATCGAGAACATCCGCGGCAAGACCGAGTTCGACATCGTGGGCGAGCTGCCGCAGAAGAACATCGACACCGGCATGGGTCTCGAGCGCGTCGCCTTCCTCAAGCAGGGCGTCGAGAACATGTACGAGAGCGACCAGGTGCGTCCCGTGCTCGATCGCGCCATCGAGATCTCGGGCCGCCCCTACGGCGAGGTGCATGAGGACGACGTGCGCTTCCGCGTCGTGGCCGACCACGTGCGCTCCTCGCTCATGCTGCTCTCTGACGGCGTGCGGCCCTCCAATGAGGGCCGCGGATACATCCTGCGCCGGCTCATGCGCCGCACCGTGCGTTCCATGCGTCTGCTGGGCGTGGATGTCCCGACGTTCCCCGAGCTGTTCTCCACCTCGCGCGATGCGATGAAGATCGCCTACCCGGTGCTGGAGACCGACTGGACCGCGTTGTCGACCGCCGCCTTCGCGGAGGAGGAGACGTTCCTGCGAACGCTGGCCCAGGGGTCCACGATTCTCGATCTGGCCCTGGATGAGACGAAGAAGTCGGGGCAGGCGACGCTCGCCGGTTCCGAGGCGTTCCTGCTGCACGACACCTACGGCTTCCCGATCGACCTCACGCTCGAGGTCGCCGAGGAGCAGGGTCTCAGCGTCGACCGCGCTGCCTTCGACGCGCTCATGCAGGAGCAGCGCATCCGCGCGAAGGAAGACGCCCGCAGCCGCAAGCGCCAACTCGCCGACGTCTCGGTGTACCGCGATCTGCGCGCCGAGGGCGAGACCGTGTTCTCGGGCTACGACGAGCTCGAGACGGAGTCGCGCGTGCTCGGGCTGCTCGTCGACGGCGCGCCCGTCTCGAGTGCGACGGAGGGTCAGATCGCCGAGGTCGTGCTCGCCGAGACGACCCTGTATGCCGAGTCGGGCGGCCAGGTCGCCGACAAGGGCACGATCACCGGGCCCGGCTTCGTTCTCGATGTGATCGACGTGCAGCGCCCTGTTCCCGGCCTCGTCAGCCACACCGTCGACGTGCGACAGGGCACCGTATCGGTTGATGCCGTGGCGACGACCGTCGTCGATGCCGCCAACCGCCGCGCCGCACGCCAGGCGCACTCGGCGACCCACCTCGTGCACGCCGCGCTGCGCGACACACTCGGACCCACGGCGACCCAGGCCGGTTCCCTCAACCGTGCGGGCTATATGCGTTTCGATTTCAACTGGTCGCAGGCTCTGTCGCCGGAGACCCGGACGGAGATCGAGGACATCGCCAACCGCGCCGTGCAGGACGGCCTCGAGGTCACGACGCGCGTCGTCTCGCTCGACGAGGCGAAGGCGGCCGGCGCGATGGCGCTGTTCGGCGAGAAGTACGGCGATGTCGTGCGCATGGTCGACATCGGCGGCCCCTGGTCGCGCGAGCTGTGCGCGGGCACGCACGTGCGCACGAGTTCCGAGATCGGGATCATCAGCCTTGTCGGGGAGTCGTCCGTGGGCGCATCCAACCGTCGCGTCGAAGCGCTCGTGGGGGCCGATGCGTTCCGTGAGCTGGCGGCCGAGCGGGCGCTCGTCTCGCAGCTGACCGCATCGCTGAAGACTCCGCGCGAGCAGCTCGTCGACAAGGTCACCGACCTCGCCGCGCAGCTGAAGACGGCCGAGAAGCGCATCGCCCAGTTCGAGTCGGCGCAGCGAGCCGACCGCGCACCCGGCATCGCGAAGGAGGCGCGCGCCGCCGGCGCCTTCCAGCTCGCGGCTCACGACCTGGGCTCGGTCGAGTCCGCCGACGAGGTGCGCGATGTGGCCACCGCCGTGCGCGATGTGCTCGGCGCCGCTCCGGCGGTCGTGGCGGTTTCCGGCCTCGCCAACGGCCGCGCGATCGTCGTCGTCGCGACGACCGAGGCCGCGCGCGGTGCGGGTGTGAAGGCCGGCGTGCTCGCGAAACTCGCCGCCGGAGTTCTCGGCGGCGGAGGCGGAGGCCGCGACGACATCGCGCAGGGCGGCGGAACCGATGTGTCGGCTCTTCCCGCGGCGTTCGGCGCGATCGAGCAGGAGCTGCAGCGCGCGTGA